From a region of the Archocentrus centrarchus isolate MPI-CPG fArcCen1 chromosome 18, fArcCen1, whole genome shotgun sequence genome:
- the LOC115796606 gene encoding uncharacterized protein LOC115796606, whose translation MFYWANSGSSGCGSEPLDSVGNMSKSDILRGIITEKLSTAAREILAVVERTVADYEEEAVGFKREIDRQRRQLELLQPRVKLERRDLDIHELMVMTKDKEEEEQQQHTYPPELTPDLHSREVVMEARQEDEQHTQQPDVEDIEAPGLLLYSENHFEEEAVEMPSVQPETSSTLKEPDHQIPARLFSPKVQSDGGKPRSTSDTHLDFRIRILEDCPGNVLSNTVFQNSPVQHLKCPRDLPEADFLGLLRSTFPQLANEEHVHFFKSSKNRLLQHLEVKSLTPEEIYQAIRSAGNSALYIRLKMTTPALQQWLMKPKIAQVFEKYPLGHLRCPRGLQEDDFLELLRSTFPQLATDEPLDFFMSSTNRKLRPLKVDPRTPEEIYKAIKSCGHSALYIKPKKKDVDSSSATTSADQTENSTRRESSNPLISDTQTPLDFRICILEDSAIDVLSNIVFKKYPLQDLRCPRGLQEDDFLDLLRSTFPQLANDESLDFFISSRNRKLRPLKVDPRTPEEIYKAIGSCGHSALYITPKAAKKEEKDLQCLQTNVDPPSSDAEAKRSEKAGLQTSSPTEQVDGSTVEVLPSCSTSENQQTEKDAADSEMDTSDDMNGNEVSDGDGDWEPDPTPQLPKTTKKDVVELCVKRHDADSEMDTGDDMNGDEVSDGGGDWEPDPTPQLPKTKTKQVVKDCVKRLKSVTPCKVCGIGYTFFGSLIKHSWSHVDEQNVCGVCGKTFDSVEELKEHIQNYQKTYDCSVCGKSFYSKDGLRSHTLRHTGNLPYKCSVCGKTFDRMSVLRSHRWVHVEEKPFRCDICPKSFAFKAQLTAHTMAHICKEQYHCNICGKSVSDRKSLSRHRLTHTEEQRYCCHVCGKCFKLHSTLKLHEQIHTVREQSYLCDICCKTFMSNSTLKAHMRTHSTERPFICVTCNKGFVAKAELKKHIRVHTGEAPYGCNICGRFFKQRAALNSHVRGHSGIKQYVCEICGKAASRKSHLKIHMRTHNGERPYKCTLCDKAFTQSHCLKSHMETHEPEEENPIPSQMV comes from the exons ATCTGGACATCCATGAACTGATGGTCATgaccaaagacaaagaggaggaggagcagcagcagcatacaTATCCACCTG agCTGACTCCAGATCTGCACAGCCGTGAGGTGGTGATGGAGGCCAGACAGGAGGACGAGCAGCACACGCAGCAGCCAG ATGTGGAGGACATCGAGGCCCCAGGCCTCCTGCTGTACAGTGAGAATCATTTTGAAGAAGAGGCGGTGGAGATGCCATCTGTTCAGCCAGAAACAAGCTCCACACTGAAGGAACCGGATCATCAAATACCTGCAAG gttgttttCGCCCAAAGTTCAGTCTGATGGGGGGAAGCCCAGGAGCACCTCGGACACCCATCTAGATTTCCGGATTCGCATCCTGGAAGACTGCCCAGGCAACGTGCTCTCTAACACTG TGTTCCAGAACAGTCCAGTCCAGCACCTGAAGTGTCCTCGCGATCTGCCGGAGGCCGACTTCTTGGGTCTGCTGAGGTCCACCTTCCCCCAACTCGCCAATGAAGAGCATGTTCACTTCTTCAAATCCAGCAAAAACAGGCTGCTGCAGCATCTGGAAGTAAAGTCTCTGACCCCAGAGGAGATCTACCAGGCCATCAGGTCTGCTGGAAACTCGGCCCTCTACATCCGACTGAAG ATGACGACTCCAGCTCTGCAACAATGGCTGATGAAACCAAAGATAGCACAAG tgtttgaGAAATATCCATTGGGTCATCTGAGGTGTCCTCGTGGTCTACAGGAGGATGACTTCCTGGAGCTGCTGAGGTCCACCTTCCCTCAGCTGGCCACTGATGAACCTTTGGACTTCTTCATGTCCAGCACAAACAGGAAGCTCCGGCCTTTGAAAGTAGATCCAAGGACTCCGGAGGAGATCTATAAGGCCATCAAGTCTTGTGGACACTCGGCCCTCTACATCAAACCTAAG AAAAAAGATGTCGACTCCAGCTCTGCAACAACGTCGGCCGATCAAACCGAAAATAGCACAAG gagggagagcagcaaTCCTCTGATCAGTGACACACAGACCCCTCTAGATTTCCGGATCTGCATCCTGGAGGACTCTGCGATTGATGTGCTTTCAAACATCG TGTTTAAGAAATATCCACTGCAAGATCTGAGGTGTCCTCGTGGTCTACAGGAGGATGACTTCCTGGACCTGCTGAGGTCCACCTTCCCTCAGCTGGCCAATGATGAATCTTTGGACTTCTTCATAtccagcagaaacaggaagctCCGGCCTTTGAAAGTAGATCCAAGGACTCCGGAGGAGATCTACAAGGCCATTGGTTCTTGTGGACACTCGGCCCTCTACATCACACCTAAG GCAGCTAAAAAGGAAGAGAAGGATCTTCAGTGTTTACAGACAAATGTCGACCCGCCGTCCAGTGATGCTGAGGCCAAGAGAAGTGAGAAAGCTGGACTCCAAACCAG CAGCCCTACTGAGCAGGTAGATGGCAGCACAGTCGAGGTTCTGCCCAGCTGCTCAACATCAGAAAACCAGCAAACTGAAAAAGATGCTGCTGACAGCGAAATGGACACCAGTGATGACATGAATGGAAACGAGGTGTCAGATGGAGACGGTGACTGGGAGCCTGACCCCACGCCACAACTACCGAAAACAACAAAGAAGGATGTGGTCGAACTCTGTGTGAAGAGGCATGATGCTGACAGCGAAATGGACACCGGGGATGACATGAATGGGGACGAGGTGTCAGATGGAGGCGGTGACTGGGAGCCCGACCCCACACCACAGCTGCCGAAAACAAAGACGAAGCAAGTGGTGAAAGACTGTGTGAAGAGGCTTAAGAGTGTAACGCCCTGTAAAGTGTGTGGGATTGGGTACACTTTCTTTGGCAGCTtaatcaaacacagctggagtCACGTGGATGAGCAGAATGTTTGTGGAGTTTGTGGGAAGACTTTTGATTCCGTGGAAGAGTTAAAGGAACATATTCAAAATTACCAAAAAACATACGACTGTTCAGTTTGTGGTAAATCTTTCTACTCCAAAGACGGCCTCAGGAGTCACACCTTGCGTCACACGGGAAACCTGCCTTATAAATGTAGCGTTTGCGGCAAAACCTTTGATCGAATGTCCGTCCTGAGGTCTCATCGTTGGGTTCATGTGGAGGAGAAACCATTCCGATGTGATATTTGCCCGAAATCATTTGCTTTTAAGGCACAGCTCACAGCTCACACCATGGCCCACATCTGTAAAGAGCAATACCACTGTAACATCTGCGGCAAGTCCGTCTCTGACCGCAAATCTTTGAGCCGACACAGGCTGACTCACACTGAGGAGCAGCGGTATTGCTGCCACGTCTGTGGGAAGTGTTTCAAACTTCACAGCACTTTGAAGCTCCACGAGCAGATTCACACGGTCAGAGAGCAGTCGTACCTCTGCGATATCTGCTGCAAAACCTTCATGTCCAATAGCACACTAAAGGCTCACATGAGGACGCACAGCACAGAGAGGCCGTTCATTTGTGTCACGTGCAATAAAGGTTTTGTGGCCAAAGCCGAACTGAAGAAACACATACGAGTGCACACGGGTGAGGCGCCATACGGCTGCAACATATGCGGACGTTTTTTCAAACAAAGGGCCGCTCTCAACAGCCACGTCAGGGGCCATTCAGGCATCAAACAATATGTGTGTGAGATCTGTGGGAAGGCGGCCTCCCGCAAGTCACACCTGAAGATTCACATGAGGACCCACAATGGAGAGAGACCCTATAAGTGCACCTTATGTGATAAAGCCTTCACTCAGAGCCACTGTTTGAAATCACACATGGAGACACATGAGCCTGAGGAAGAAAACCCCATCCCGAGTCAGATGGTTTGA
- the LOC115797613 gene encoding transcription factor 7-like, whose protein sequence is MSLNLLRLTHSSVSLRYSSLRTDPMPSREEMGLNQGQSCGKPQVFDWWPAEQQYLNLTSRGQNNMSHTENATAAAASVHPLVPLLLYSDRHFSSSSPYSQPISAAAAQQAYAQSEQHVCYHSNSASSRQPVKKPLNAFMLYMKEMRHKVLQEGQERESAAINRILGRRWHALSRSEQSKYYDLAQKERLLHMQLYPGWSARDNYGKRKKKQSQQTSGNSSSWTLNAG, encoded by the exons ATGTCACTAAATCTGCTTCGACTGACTCACAGTTCAGTTTCTTTGAGATACTCGTCTTTGAGGACAGACCCGATGCCCAGCAGAGAG GAGATGGGACTCAATCAAGGACAGAGCTGTG GTAAACCGCAGGTGTTTGACTGGTGGCCAGCTGAGCAGCAGTACCTAAAtctgaccagcagggggcagaaTAACATGTCACACACTGAAAACGccaccgctgctgctgct TCCGTCCATCCTCTCgtccccctcctcctctacaGTGACAGAcacttctcctcttcctctccgtACAGCCAGCcaatcagtgctgctgctgcccagCAGGCCTACGCCCAGTCTGAGCAGCACGTGTGTTACCACAGCAACAGCGCTTCCAG CAGGCAGCCTGTGAAGAAGCCTCTGAACGCCTTCATGCTCTACATGAAGGAGATGAgacacaaagtgctgcaggAGGGCCAGGAGAGGGAGAGCGCCGCCATCAACCGCATCCTGGGCCGCAGG TGGCACGCTCTGTCCCGCTCTGAACAGTCCAAATATTACGACCTGGCCCAGAAAGAGAGACTCCTCCACATGCAGCTCTACCCTGGATGGTCCGCCCGGGACAATTAT ggtaaaaggaagaagaagcagagccAGCAGACGTCAGGAAACTCTTCCAG CTGGACTCTGAACGCTGGATGA